The Calditrichota bacterium genomic sequence GCATCACGCCTTCACCGCCGGTTTGGCGGACGACCGGGCGCGGCGCTTCTTTTGGCCGTTCGATGAGGCTGGCTTCACCGGCGCGACTAATTCACTGATGGCGATGTATTTTCGAAGGGCGTCGTTAACCGAACTTGCGTCAGGAAAGACTTCATGGACGTCCAAGTCTATCTTGACGACATTCGATTCTTCCTTTGCCATTCGCTTGGCATGTTTGCCCCAGATGGCTTTGGAATAATCAAAGTCGTAGTGATCGCGCATGGTGTCTTCGTCGCTATGGTTTTGCTCTTTTTTCTTCATAGGCTTTTGTCTCCCGTCTGTCGGCTTTCCGTGCACTGATTATACGAATGACATCGCGACGCTCGGTATAGCAAACAACGAGGAGTTTACTGGAGATTGAAGGGCCGATTTTGATCCAGCGTTCTTCCCCTTCTGAGTGGTCGGGATCAGGGATATCAGCGGATAAAGTTGTCTTGAAAACACTCCGAGCCTCGATAAATGAGACTCCGTGCTTTGCCAGGTTGGCTTCGGCTTTGTCGTCGTCCCAGTCGAATAGCAGCGGACGGATTTCCTCTTCGATAGTGTCCTCAATATATGATGATTGAGTTCCCAATGCAACTGTCTTGCCCAAAAACGACAGAGCGCCCGCGCCTGTGATTGGGCGCAGGCGCTTTGCCTGTGAAAAAACTCCCCCCGCAGACGACCTACTCTCCCACCGCCTCTCGGTCGGCAGTACCATCGGCGCGCGGCGGCTTGACTGCTCTGTTCGGAATGGGAAGAGGTAGGTCCCGCCGGCTATGGTCTGCGAAGGAAAAATTATATTACTTTGACTCTTTGAAAATCCTGCCTGATTGCTTGAGTTCCCTCGGAAGAATTGTCTTTCTTACCTCCCTTTGCAGATTCAACAGAGAGGTCAACTTTCGGTAATTTTCTTCCCTTATTTTGCTGACTTCCTTGTCGAGAGGCTTCATGATTGCTTCCATTATTGGGTTTGGTCTTATCATTAATTGAACTGTTATATAACTTTATTATTGGCTTGTCAATGTCTGATTGACTGGAATCGATGTGTTCCAGTAAT encodes the following:
- a CDS encoding BrnT family toxin, with the protein product MLFDWDDDKAEANLAKHGVSFIEARSVFKTTLSADIPDPDHSEGEERWIKIGPSISSKLLVVCYTERRDVIRIISARKADRRETKAYEEKRAKP